The genomic DNA AGCTGCTTGGGCTGACGCTCGGTTCCACCACGTCGATGCGCGTGATGCGCGGTGCCACGGCGGTGCGGCGCGTGCCGTCCGGCTCGCAGATGGCGGTGGGACGGCGCCCCACGTCGGCGCTGTTTGCCCAAGATGAATTTCTGCCGCCGGTGCCAGTCTGGAAGAATCCGCGCGTGCTGGGTGCGGTGCTACTCGTGGTGATCGCGGTGATTGGTGCGTGGAAGTTCGGACCGTTTGGGCGGAAGAATGCGGCGACGTCGAGTCCGGACGCCAATCGCATTGCCGTGCTCTACTTCAAGGATGTCAGCAAAGACTCAAGCCTCGGCCCCTTGGCAGACGGTTTGACCGAAGGGCTCATTCGTTCGCTCGGCACCGCATCGAGTGTGAATGTGATTTCACAGAGCGGTGTCGAAAAATTCCGCGGCTCCGCTGCGGCCGACGACAGTGTCGCTAAGGCGCTCAGAGCAGGGTATCTGGTGCGTGGCGAGGTGGAATCGAAGGGCGACAAAGTCGGCGTCGATCTCAAACTCGTCGATGCGAGCGGCGCGAAGGTTGGCAGCGCGCACTTTGAAGTGCCCGCCAAGAATTTCTTGGCCATGCGCGACACCCTGACGTTCTTTGCGTCGGACATGATCCGGCAAACGCTCGGCTCAGAAATCAAAGTGAAAGAGCTGCGCGGTAGCACGAACTCCGATGCCTGGTTGCTCCTGCAGCGCGGTCTTCAGGCGCAGAAGAGCGGCGAAGCGCGCAACAGCGCCGGCGACGCGCCCGGGCTTGAACAGGAATTTGGGACGGCCGATTCACTCTACGCCGCCGCGGAACAAGCCGACGCAAAGTGGGCGGAGCCCGCCGCGCGACGGGCTGCACTTGCCTATCGCCGTTCTCGCTTGGCCGGCAGCGATGCGAGCGCGATTCGAAAATGGGTCGATGTGGGGATGACGCATGCCGACCATGCCGTGGAAGTCGACGCCAACGATGCCGATGCCTACGAAGTCCGCGGCAATCTGCGGTACTACCCGCTGGTGATGGCGCTCGAAACCGACGCCGTGAAACGCACGGCCGCGTTGTCGGCCGCACGCGCCGATCTTGAAAAGGCGACGACGTTGAACAGCCGTCAGGCCGGCGCGTGGGCCACACTGTCGCATTTGTACTACCAGATTCCATCGCTCAGCTCGTCGGACGTTGCCATTGCCGCGCAGCGCGCGCTGGAGGCGGACGAGTTTCAGGCGAGCGCCAATCTGATTTTGTCGCGGCTCTTTTTGTCGGCGTACGACATGGAGCAGTTCGACAGAGCTGAACAGTGGTGCGACCAGGCGCGCAAACGTTTTCCGCGCGACGTGCGCGCGGTGCGGTGCCAGTTGTACATGCTCACCACACCCAAAACACAGGCGAATGTCGTGGAAGCCTGGCGCCTGGCCGACTCCGCCGTGGCCATGGTTGCTCCTGCCGCGAAGCCTGGGGAGCGCCTAACAGAGGATATGTTGGTCGCGGCCGTGATCGCTCGGGCGAGCGTTTCCGCCCCCGCTTTGGTCGATAGCGCTCGCCGAGTCGCCAAGCGTTCCGAAGGCACGGCAGAGGTCGATAAAACGCGGGATTTGGCGATGCGTGGGGCCTTTGTTTATTCCCTGCTAGCAGGTGATAAGAACAAGCAGGAGAAGGACTTAGCCGAAGGCATCCGGCTCATTAAGGAGTACCTCGCCGCCAGTCCAGACAAGGCTGCCGGACTCAGGCAAAACGCCGGCTGGTACTACCGAAGTCTAGAAAAAGACCCCCGCTGGCGCCAAGCGGTAGGAGGAATGGCGCAGTAGTATCGGCATCGGGCACTTGCGACTTTATACCGGTTACCTCAAGTTCATCCGGTACTTCGTTAGGCGGGAAAGTGGGACAAAATGTCCCGCTTTTCTGTTTTTCGCCCCCCTCGCAAGGATTTTTTTCATGCGCCGTGTGCGCTCGTTGTCCGCCGCCTTTTTGGCGGTTGTGGTTGTCGTCGTTGCCTCCTGCACCGACCGACCGCTCCCGACACAGTCCGCGATGCGCACGATCGCCAAGAGCGCGAATGGCGTGGCGGGGGTGTGCACCACCATCCCAGCCCTCAAAACGCTCGCGACCACGGTATTCGGTTCGAACAACCAGTATCTGCACGACGCGCTCGACAACATCAGCGACATT from Gemmatimonadota bacterium includes the following:
- a CDS encoding protein kinase, with amino-acid sequence MEIAEGSRFCNSCGLPLLTQEIAAFNAQERAAPTPASGVRISGASAADNAAIETLARLKGAIGDRYQVERELGRGGMATVFLAKDIKHDRDVAIKVLLPELSASIGAERFEREIRLAAKLQHPHILGLFDSGVADGLLYYVMPFVKGESLRDRLDRDGMLPIDDAIGIALEVAGALGHAHALGIVHRDIKPENILLQGDHALVADFGIARAVSEAGAEKLTQTGMAVGTPVYMAPEQSLGEAAGPTADLYSLGCVLYEMLAGEPPFAGKNAAQIMARHAMETVPSIRIVRSAVPEEVEDAIFAVLGKMPADRPQNAADFAQLLGLTLGSTTSMRVMRGATAVRRVPSGSQMAVGRRPTSALFAQDEFLPPVPVWKNPRVLGAVLLVVIAVIGAWKFGPFGRKNAATSSPDANRIAVLYFKDVSKDSSLGPLADGLTEGLIRSLGTASSVNVISQSGVEKFRGSAAADDSVAKALRAGYLVRGEVESKGDKVGVDLKLVDASGAKVGSAHFEVPAKNFLAMRDTLTFFASDMIRQTLGSEIKVKELRGSTNSDAWLLLQRGLQAQKSGEARNSAGDAPGLEQEFGTADSLYAAAEQADAKWAEPAARRAALAYRRSRLAGSDASAIRKWVDVGMTHADHAVEVDANDADAYEVRGNLRYYPLVMALETDAVKRTAALSAARADLEKATTLNSRQAGAWATLSHLYYQIPSLSSSDVAIAAQRALEADEFQASANLILSRLFLSAYDMEQFDRAEQWCDQARKRFPRDVRAVRCQLYMLTTPKTQANVVEAWRLADSAVAMVAPAAKPGERLTEDMLVAAVIARASVSAPALVDSARRVAKRSEGTAEVDKTRDLAMRGAFVYSLLAGDKNKQEKDLAEGIRLIKEYLAASPDKAAGLRQNAGWYYRSLEKDPRWRQAVGGMAQ